From a single Sphingosinicellaceae bacterium genomic region:
- a CDS encoding low affinity iron permease family protein, producing the protein MDRFFTTLSSRIAGFVGQPLAFVIALATIILWAVTGPVFDFSDTWQLVINTSTTIITFLMVFLIQNSQNRDAAAIHAKLDELVRSIEDARNAFIGIEHMSAHQLEEIRAALEKECEEIDQELTHRETAPSTVARLLKRL; encoded by the coding sequence ATGGACCGCTTCTTCACGACGCTGTCGAGCCGTATCGCCGGCTTCGTCGGCCAGCCCCTGGCCTTCGTCATCGCGCTCGCAACGATTATCCTGTGGGCGGTGACCGGGCCGGTGTTCGATTTCTCCGACACCTGGCAGCTGGTCATCAACACCTCGACGACGATCATCACCTTCCTGATGGTGTTCCTGATCCAGAATTCGCAGAACCGCGATGCCGCTGCGATCCATGCCAAGCTCGACGAGTTGGTCCGCTCGATCGAGGATGCGCGCAACGCCTTCATCGGCATCGAGCACATGAGCGCCCACCAGCTCGAGGAAATCCGCGCTGCACTCGAGAAGGAGTGCGAGGAGATCGATCAGGAGCTCACGCACCGCGAGACCGCGCCGAGCACGGTGGCGCGGCTGCTCAAGCGACTCTGA
- the nhaA gene encoding Na+/H+ antiporter NhaA codes for MRQFLRDEAAGGYLLMAAAAAAVLAANTALAVPYHALFDWHFAGHTLVHWINDGLMALFFLLVGLEIKRETLDGELSTWSRRLLPGAAALAGMIVPALVYIAVNHGSPANLRGWAIPAATDIAFALAILAMLGSRVPASLKLLVTAIAIIDDLGAIVVIAVAYTDAIHWVALAGAGVGLAGLALLNRSGVRAVWPYLVVGVLVWFAVLQSGVHATLAGVAVAMTIPMNITPGAPEDRHSPLIRLEHGLSPWIAFAVVPLFGFANAGLDLRGVTPASLLEPLPLGVALGLLLGKQFGVFGAIWALVRSGAAARPAGASWRQLYGVALLCGIGFTMSLFISGLAFGDSAAAREQAKLGIIAGSLLAALGGWLVLAGGTRERRT; via the coding sequence ATCCGTCAGTTCCTGCGCGACGAGGCGGCGGGCGGCTACCTGCTGATGGCGGCGGCGGCCGCTGCGGTGCTCGCCGCCAACACTGCGCTCGCGGTGCCTTACCACGCCCTCTTCGACTGGCACTTCGCCGGGCATACGCTGGTTCACTGGATCAACGACGGCCTGATGGCGCTGTTCTTCCTGCTCGTCGGCCTCGAGATCAAGCGCGAGACACTCGACGGCGAACTGTCGACCTGGTCGCGCCGCCTGCTGCCGGGAGCGGCCGCGCTGGCGGGCATGATCGTACCGGCGCTCGTCTACATCGCGGTCAACCACGGCAGCCCCGCCAATTTGCGCGGTTGGGCGATACCGGCTGCTACCGACATCGCCTTCGCGCTCGCCATCCTGGCGATGCTCGGGTCGCGGGTCCCGGCATCGCTCAAGCTGCTGGTGACCGCGATCGCGATCATCGACGACCTCGGTGCCATCGTCGTCATCGCGGTGGCCTACACCGACGCTATCCACTGGGTCGCGCTCGCCGGTGCCGGTGTCGGGCTCGCCGGACTGGCGCTGCTCAACCGTTCAGGCGTCCGGGCCGTGTGGCCCTACCTCGTCGTCGGCGTCCTCGTCTGGTTCGCGGTTCTGCAATCCGGGGTCCATGCGACGCTCGCAGGCGTTGCAGTCGCGATGACCATCCCGATGAACATCACGCCCGGTGCGCCAGAGGACCGCCACTCGCCGCTGATCCGGCTGGAGCACGGCCTGTCACCGTGGATCGCGTTCGCGGTCGTACCGCTGTTCGGGTTCGCGAACGCTGGGCTGGACCTGCGCGGCGTAACGCCAGCGAGCCTGCTCGAGCCCTTGCCGCTCGGCGTTGCGCTCGGCCTGCTGCTCGGTAAGCAGTTCGGTGTCTTCGGCGCAATCTGGGCGCTGGTCCGCTCCGGCGCAGCGGCACGCCCCGCTGGGGCCTCGTGGCGGCAACTTTACGGCGTCGCACTGCTGTGCGGCATCGGCTTTACCATGAGCCTGTTCATCTCCGGACTGGCCTTCGGCGACAGCGCTGCGGCACGCGAGCAGGCCAAACTGGGCATTATAGCGGGTTCGCTGCTCGCCGCGCTGGGCGGCTGGCTGGTACTCGCGGGCGGCACTCGGGAGCGACGCACATGA
- the rpsI gene encoding 30S ribosomal protein S9 has product MADNIQSFADLGVALDAAPPSHDGVSPAPLREQQIDAQGRAYATGKRKNAIARVWIKPGSGKITVNGRDQLVYFARPTLRLVINQPFDVAERLEQYDVVCTVAGGGLSGQAGAVKHGIAQALTRFEPTLRTVVKHAGFLTRDPRVVERKKYGKAKARRSFQFSKR; this is encoded by the coding sequence ATGGCCGACAACATCCAGTCTTTCGCCGACCTCGGCGTCGCCCTCGACGCTGCGCCGCCGTCCCATGACGGCGTCTCGCCGGCGCCGCTGCGCGAGCAGCAGATCGACGCGCAGGGCCGCGCCTATGCGACCGGCAAGCGCAAGAACGCCATCGCCCGCGTCTGGATCAAGCCCGGCAGCGGCAAGATCACCGTCAACGGCCGCGACCAGCTCGTTTACTTCGCTCGTCCGACCCTGCGCCTGGTGATCAACCAGCCGTTCGACGTCGCTGAGCGCCTCGAGCAGTACGACGTCGTCTGCACCGTCGCCGGTGGTGGTCTTTCCGGCCAGGCCGGTGCGGTCAAGCACGGTATCGCCCAGGCGCTGACCCGCTTCGAGCCGACGCTCCGCACCGTCGTCAAGCACGCCGGCTTCCTGACCCGCGACCCGCGCGTCGTCGAGCGCAAGAAGTACGGTAAGGCGAAAGCCCGCCGTAGCTTCCAGTTCTCGAAGCGCTAA
- the rplM gene encoding 50S ribosomal protein L13, whose product MPTTLSRTTAAMKPANVEKQWLLIDAEGLVVGRLASIIADRLRGKHKATFTPHVDCGDNIIVINAEKVKFTGRKAGQKIYYRHTGHPGGIKEITAAKVLEGRFPERVIEKAVERMVPRGPLGRQQMRNLRVFAGTDHPHAAQDPQVLDIAAMNPKNSAVRPSATASNQAGA is encoded by the coding sequence ATGCCAACCACACTCTCCCGCACAACTGCGGCGATGAAGCCGGCGAACGTCGAGAAGCAATGGCTTCTAATCGACGCCGAGGGCCTTGTCGTCGGCCGTCTCGCCTCGATTATCGCCGACCGTCTGCGCGGCAAGCACAAGGCGACCTTCACGCCCCACGTCGATTGCGGTGACAACATCATCGTCATCAACGCCGAGAAGGTGAAGTTCACCGGTCGCAAGGCTGGTCAGAAGATCTATTATCGCCATACCGGCCACCCCGGCGGTATCAAGGAAATCACCGCCGCCAAGGTACTCGAGGGTCGCTTTCCTGAGCGCGTCATCGAGAAGGCCGTCGAGCGCATGGTCCCCCGTGGTCCGCTCGGCCGCCAGCAGATGCGCAACCTGCGCGTCTTCGCCGGCACCGACCATCCGCACGCCGCGCAGGACCCGCAGGTCCTCGACATCGCAGCGATGAACCCCAAGAACTCTGCGGTCCGCCCGAGCGCGACCGCCAGCAACCAGGCGGGCGCATAA
- the dxs gene encoding 1-deoxy-D-xylulose-5-phosphate synthase has protein sequence MTERPQTPLLDQVNLPADLRGFDAHQLRQVADELRAELIDAVSVTGGHLGAGLGVVELTVALHHVFDTPNDRLIWDVGHQAYPHKILTGRRDRIRTLRMGGGLSGFTRRSESEYDPFGAAHSSTSISAALGFAVANKLKGQPGKAIAVIGDGAMSAGMAYEAMNNAQAAGNRLVVILNDNDMSIAPPVGALSAYLARIYSSRPFLELRDAVKQLAKRTFGPNMQRTAKRAEEYFRTLATGGTLFEELGFYYVGPIDGHNLDHLVPVLENVRDAAEGPILVHVVTRKGHGYEHAEAAPDKYHAVQKFDVVTGGQVKGKAGPPSYTNVFAKALIDEARRDPTIVAITAAMPSGTGLDKFEAEFPERLFDVGIAEQHAVTFAAGLAAQGMRPFATIYSTFLQRAYDQVVHDVAIQNLPVRFAIDRAGLVGADGATHAGSFDVTYLATLPNFVVMAAADEAELVHMVHTCAMYDDGPSAVRYPRGEGTGVALPETPIRLEIGKGRIIREGKTVAILSLGTRLTEALAAADDLEGRGLSTTVADLRFAKPLDHDMIRKLAISHDVLVTIEEGAIGGFGAHVLTWLSDEGLTDNGLKVRTMRLPDVFQEHDGPAAQYVTAALDAPAIVATVLEALRHNSLGMHEGARA, from the coding sequence GTGACCGAACGCCCCCAGACGCCGCTACTCGACCAAGTCAACCTCCCCGCCGACCTGCGCGGGTTCGACGCCCACCAGCTCAGGCAAGTCGCGGATGAGCTGCGCGCCGAGCTGATCGACGCGGTCAGCGTCACCGGCGGGCACCTCGGTGCCGGCCTCGGTGTCGTCGAGCTGACGGTCGCGCTCCATCACGTCTTCGACACGCCCAACGACCGCCTGATCTGGGACGTCGGCCACCAGGCCTATCCCCACAAGATCCTGACCGGACGCCGCGACCGCATCCGCACGCTCCGGATGGGGGGCGGCCTCAGCGGCTTCACCCGGCGCAGCGAGAGCGAGTACGACCCGTTCGGCGCCGCGCACAGCTCGACCTCGATCTCGGCGGCGCTCGGCTTTGCGGTCGCCAACAAGCTCAAGGGCCAGCCCGGCAAGGCGATCGCGGTCATCGGCGACGGCGCGATGTCGGCGGGCATGGCCTATGAGGCGATGAACAACGCCCAGGCCGCGGGCAACCGTCTCGTCGTCATCCTGAACGACAACGACATGTCGATCGCGCCGCCGGTCGGCGCGCTGTCGGCGTATCTGGCGCGGATCTACTCGTCGCGGCCGTTCCTTGAGCTACGCGACGCGGTCAAGCAGCTGGCGAAGCGCACTTTCGGCCCGAACATGCAGCGCACCGCCAAGCGCGCCGAGGAGTATTTTCGTACCTTGGCCACCGGCGGCACGCTCTTCGAGGAGCTCGGCTTCTACTACGTCGGTCCGATCGACGGCCATAACCTCGACCACCTCGTGCCGGTGCTCGAGAATGTTCGCGACGCCGCCGAGGGCCCGATCCTGGTCCACGTCGTCACCCGCAAGGGCCATGGCTACGAGCATGCCGAGGCAGCGCCCGACAAGTACCACGCCGTCCAGAAGTTCGACGTCGTTACCGGTGGACAGGTCAAGGGCAAGGCCGGACCGCCGAGCTATACCAATGTCTTTGCCAAGGCGCTGATCGACGAGGCGCGCCGCGATCCGACCATTGTCGCGATCACCGCCGCGATGCCGTCGGGCACCGGTCTCGACAAGTTCGAGGCCGAGTTCCCCGAGCGCCTGTTCGACGTCGGCATCGCCGAGCAGCACGCCGTCACCTTTGCGGCCGGCCTCGCCGCGCAGGGCATGCGGCCGTTCGCGACGATCTACTCGACCTTCCTGCAGCGCGCCTACGACCAGGTCGTCCACGACGTCGCCATCCAGAACCTGCCGGTGCGCTTCGCCATCGACCGTGCCGGGCTGGTCGGAGCCGACGGTGCCACCCACGCCGGCTCGTTCGACGTGACCTACCTCGCGACCCTGCCCAACTTTGTCGTCATGGCGGCGGCGGACGAGGCCGAACTGGTCCACATGGTCCACACCTGCGCGATGTACGACGACGGGCCGAGTGCGGTCCGCTACCCGCGCGGCGAAGGCACCGGCGTCGCTCTGCCAGAGACCCCGATCCGCCTCGAGATCGGCAAGGGCCGCATCATCCGCGAAGGCAAGACCGTCGCGATCCTGTCGCTCGGCACCCGCCTGACCGAGGCACTCGCCGCCGCCGATGATCTCGAAGGTCGCGGCCTGTCCACCACGGTCGCCGACCTGCGCTTTGCCAAGCCGCTCGACCACGACATGATCCGCAAGCTGGCGATCAGCCATGACGTGCTCGTCACCATCGAGGAGGGCGCCATCGGCGGCTTCGGCGCGCACGTCCTGACCTGGCTCAGCGACGAGGGCCTGACCGACAACGGCCTCAAGGTTCGCACCATGCGCCTGCCTGACGTGTTCCAGGAGCACGATGGCCCCGCAGCGCAGTACGTCACCGCCGCGCTGGATGCTCCGGCAATCGTCGCGACGGTGCTTGAGGCGCTTCGGCATAACTCGCTCGGAATGCACGAGGGCGCGCGGGCCTGA
- a CDS encoding TlyA family RNA methyltransferase, which translates to MAKPRADQRLVELGLAESRTRAQALILAGLVYVGDRKVEKAGQVLAVDAPLTVKGRDHPWVSRGGIKLAHGLDHFGWDVAGATAIDVGSSTGGFTDVLLTRGATHVFAVDSGTNQLAWKIREDPRVTVLEQTSARILTDEHIPVAVDIIVCDASFIGLAKVLETPLSFAKAEARLLALIKPQFEAGRGEVGKGGVIRDPDVHARVCAEVAVWLESRGWRVEGIVASPITGPEGNIEFLIAARTGITTHPAD; encoded by the coding sequence ATGGCAAAGCCGCGAGCCGACCAGCGCCTTGTCGAGCTCGGCCTCGCAGAGAGCCGGACCCGGGCGCAGGCGTTGATCCTCGCCGGCCTCGTCTACGTCGGCGACCGCAAGGTCGAGAAGGCGGGGCAGGTGCTTGCCGTCGATGCGCCGCTGACCGTCAAGGGTCGCGACCACCCCTGGGTGTCACGCGGCGGGATCAAGCTCGCACACGGCCTCGACCATTTCGGCTGGGACGTCGCGGGTGCAACCGCCATCGACGTCGGCTCGTCGACCGGCGGGTTCACCGACGTACTGCTCACCCGCGGCGCGACGCATGTCTTCGCGGTCGACAGCGGCACTAATCAGCTGGCGTGGAAGATCCGCGAGGACCCGCGCGTCACCGTGCTCGAACAGACCAGCGCACGCATCCTCACCGACGAGCATATCCCGGTCGCGGTCGACATCATCGTCTGCGACGCCAGCTTCATCGGTCTCGCCAAGGTACTGGAAACGCCGCTGAGTTTCGCCAAGGCCGAGGCCCGGCTGCTGGCGCTGATCAAGCCGCAATTCGAGGCGGGGCGGGGCGAGGTCGGCAAGGGCGGGGTGATCCGCGACCCCGACGTTCACGCTCGTGTCTGCGCCGAGGTCGCCGTCTGGCTGGAAAGCCGGGGCTGGCGGGTCGAGGGGATTGTAGCGTCGCCAATCACCGGCCCCGAGGGCAATATCGAGTTCCTGATCGCCGCGCGAACCGGGATAACGACCCATCCGGCCGACTAG
- a CDS encoding transcriptional repressor has protein sequence MPVSHSHVLPAGPALTSAARAAVLRAGEQWTDLRAQVFAALADFDRPASAYDVTDAVSTAAGRRVAANSVYRILDLFVANNVAMRVESSNAYVANAHPDCLHDCIFLVCDSCGRTTHLDDDKLAAGVRAAASATGFRPIRPILEVQGRCTDCD, from the coding sequence ATGCCCGTTTCTCATTCCCACGTATTGCCGGCCGGTCCGGCCCTGACCAGCGCGGCGCGTGCGGCGGTGCTCCGTGCCGGTGAGCAGTGGACCGACCTGCGCGCGCAGGTCTTTGCGGCCCTTGCCGACTTCGACCGGCCAGCCAGCGCCTACGATGTCACCGATGCGGTCTCGACCGCCGCTGGTCGCCGTGTCGCCGCCAACAGCGTTTACCGCATCCTCGACCTGTTCGTGGCCAACAACGTCGCGATGCGCGTCGAGAGCAGCAATGCCTATGTCGCCAACGCCCACCCGGACTGCCTGCACGACTGCATCTTTTTAGTCTGCGACAGTTGCGGGCGCACCACACATCTCGACGATGACAAGCTGGCAGCCGGGGTTCGCGCCGCTGCAAGTGCCACCGGTTTTCGCCCGATCCGCCCGATCCTCGAGGTTCAGGGGCGCTGCACGGACTGCGACTGA
- a CDS encoding thioredoxin family protein — translation MTRFLTLLFALLLAAPVLAAPHVQVAIAAESATPAPGKPVTLALTFTPQPGWHTYWKNPGDAGLETQAKWTLPSDATAAPLRYPVPGTLLIAGLMNYVYERPSTLLADVAVPAGLAAGSAFPVSVKLDYLVCSAEMCVPESATVSTAATIGDGAPDPARATLFAAARRALPTPLAEAAHYSVRGGRLVVAVPLGALDRVRSAYFFPAADGIAKYSAPQTVTVDGDRLRIETAVSGTPTGAISGILRIDRAGEEEPRGFAVSATPGAVPPAGAALAAGAGDVPRGSGTTFLAALLLAVAGGVVLNVMPCVFPILSLKALSLAKGNVDGETARRDALAYAAGVVLVCTLLGGAILGLRAAGTQVGWAFQLQDSRVILLLLLLTTGIALNLAGLFEFATVDAGGALASKPGIAGSFWTGALAAFVATPCTGPFMAGALGAALVLPTVAGLAVFAGLGLGLALPFLAVAFIPAIRSRLPRPGAWMATLRRLLSVPMFLTALALAWVLGQQSGTDGLILGVGGALVLGLLLWWLGRSQAAGRPFWLSLGGAAVAAVVTIALLPPAGSAPAAAHATTALAAEPFSEARLAQLRAAGTPTFVYFTADWCLTCKVNERGALADADVARAFRSAGVRTLVGDWTSGDAAIGRFIEARGAAGVPLYLFYSASGEPAQLPQILTAGRLIEAARPPAAS, via the coding sequence ATGACCCGGTTCCTGACACTGCTGTTCGCCCTGCTGCTCGCCGCGCCGGTCCTGGCCGCGCCGCACGTCCAGGTCGCGATCGCTGCCGAGAGCGCGACCCCCGCGCCCGGCAAGCCCGTCACGCTCGCGCTGACCTTCACGCCGCAGCCCGGGTGGCACACCTATTGGAAGAACCCCGGCGACGCCGGCCTCGAGACGCAGGCCAAGTGGACCCTGCCGAGTGACGCGACCGCCGCCCCGCTGCGCTATCCAGTGCCGGGCACGCTGCTGATCGCAGGGCTGATGAACTACGTCTACGAGCGCCCCTCGACATTGCTCGCCGACGTCGCGGTGCCGGCTGGCTTGGCTGCGGGCAGCGCGTTCCCGGTGTCGGTCAAGCTCGACTACCTCGTCTGCTCCGCCGAGATGTGCGTGCCCGAGAGCGCCACCGTCAGCACCGCCGCGACCATCGGCGATGGCGCACCGGACCCCGCCCGCGCAACGCTGTTCGCCGCCGCTCGCCGTGCCTTGCCGACTCCACTCGCCGAGGCCGCGCACTACAGCGTCAGAGGCGGGCGCCTGGTGGTTGCGGTCCCGCTCGGCGCGCTGGACCGCGTCCGCTCCGCCTACTTCTTCCCCGCCGCCGACGGGATCGCCAAGTACAGCGCCCCACAGACCGTGACCGTCGACGGTGACCGGCTCCGGATCGAGACCGCCGTCAGCGGCACCCCGACCGGGGCGATCTCGGGCATCCTCCGCATCGACCGCGCCGGTGAGGAGGAGCCCCGCGGCTTCGCGGTCAGCGCCACCCCAGGCGCGGTCCCGCCCGCCGGAGCGGCGCTGGCCGCGGGCGCCGGCGACGTACCCCGCGGCTCGGGCACGACCTTCCTCGCTGCGCTCCTCCTCGCGGTCGCGGGCGGCGTCGTGCTCAACGTCATGCCGTGCGTGTTCCCGATCCTCAGCCTGAAGGCGCTGAGCCTCGCCAAGGGCAACGTCGACGGCGAGACCGCGCGCCGGGACGCGCTCGCGTATGCGGCGGGCGTCGTGCTGGTCTGCACCCTGCTCGGCGGCGCGATCCTCGGGCTGCGCGCGGCGGGGACGCAGGTCGGCTGGGCGTTCCAGCTGCAGGACTCGCGGGTCATCCTGCTACTGCTGCTGCTGACCACCGGCATCGCCCTCAACCTCGCGGGGCTGTTCGAGTTCGCGACGGTCGATGCCGGCGGCGCGCTCGCGAGCAAGCCGGGCATCGCTGGCAGCTTCTGGACCGGCGCGCTGGCGGCGTTCGTGGCGACGCCGTGCACCGGGCCGTTCATGGCGGGCGCGCTCGGCGCGGCGCTGGTGCTGCCGACGGTCGCTGGCCTTGCGGTGTTCGCCGGCCTTGGGCTCGGCCTCGCCCTTCCCTTCCTCGCGGTCGCGTTCATCCCCGCCATCCGCAGTCGCTTACCCCGGCCCGGCGCGTGGATGGCGACGCTGCGCCGCCTGCTGAGCGTGCCGATGTTCCTGACCGCGCTGGCGCTGGCGTGGGTGCTCGGGCAGCAGTCGGGGACGGATGGGCTGATCCTCGGCGTCGGCGGCGCGCTGGTGCTCGGGCTGCTGCTGTGGTGGCTGGGGCGGTCGCAGGCAGCTGGTCGCCCGTTCTGGCTGTCGCTCGGCGGAGCCGCTGTCGCTGCCGTGGTTACCATCGCCCTGCTCCCCCCCGCCGGCAGCGCACCTGCCGCCGCCCACGCCACCACCGCCCTCGCCGCCGAGCCATTCAGCGAGGCCCGCCTCGCCCAGCTCCGCGCTGCCGGGACCCCCACTTTCGTCTACTTCACCGCCGACTGGTGCCTGACCTGCAAGGTCAACGAGCGTGGCGCGCTGGCCGATGCCGATGTCGCCCGCGCCTTCCGCAGCGCCGGGGTGCGGACCTTGGTCGGCGACTGGACCAGCGGCGACGCCGCCATCGGCCGCTTCATCGAGGCGCGCGGCGCAGCGGGCGTGCCGCTCTACCTGTTCTACAGCGCGAGCGGAGAACCGGCGCAACTGCCGCAGATCCTGACCGCCGGCCGGCTGATCGAGGCGGCGCGGCCTCCCGCTGCTTCCTGA
- a CDS encoding COX15/CtaA family protein, whose product MLATLTAVPTAATTTAKRERPRAIATWLLAVAVLVFAMVVVGGITRLTESGLSIVKWEPLSGIVPPLNDAQWQAEFAQYQASPQYTKVNAGMGLDAFKGIFFWEYVHRLLGRVIGFAFALPLLWFALTRAIPKGYGWRLSGILMLGGLQGAIGWWMVASGLVNRPSVAHERLAVHLVTALLIMAACIWTALDLTEGRRRLPRWGAPVLALLAVQIVWGAFTAGLRAGHASDTWPLMLGSLVPPLASPFDDPLTVQFIHRSFAWVVAAAAIAAVWASRRSGHRAGLVVAALALQIALGILTIVNGVPIPLAALHQAGAAILLATLLWLAHWQASSVRYYNTVP is encoded by the coding sequence ATGCTCGCGACCCTCACCGCCGTCCCCACCGCTGCCACGACCACCGCGAAGCGTGAACGCCCGCGTGCCATCGCGACCTGGCTGCTCGCGGTAGCCGTCCTCGTGTTCGCGATGGTCGTCGTCGGGGGCATCACCCGCCTCACCGAGTCCGGCCTGTCGATCGTCAAGTGGGAGCCGCTGAGCGGCATCGTGCCACCGTTGAACGATGCGCAGTGGCAGGCCGAATTCGCCCAGTACCAAGCCTCGCCGCAATACACCAAGGTCAACGCCGGCATGGGGCTCGATGCGTTCAAGGGCATCTTCTTCTGGGAGTATGTCCACCGCTTGCTCGGGCGGGTCATCGGCTTTGCCTTTGCGCTGCCATTGCTGTGGTTCGCGCTCACCCGCGCGATCCCCAAAGGCTACGGCTGGCGGCTGAGCGGCATATTGATGCTGGGCGGGCTGCAGGGTGCGATCGGCTGGTGGATGGTCGCTTCGGGCCTCGTCAACCGCCCGTCGGTGGCACACGAGCGGCTCGCGGTGCACCTCGTGACCGCGCTGCTGATCATGGCGGCGTGCATCTGGACCGCACTCGACCTGACCGAGGGCCGGCGCCGGTTGCCGCGCTGGGGCGCGCCGGTGCTGGCTCTGCTCGCGGTACAGATCGTCTGGGGCGCGTTCACCGCCGGGCTGCGGGCGGGCCATGCCTCCGACACCTGGCCGCTGATGCTGGGGAGCCTCGTGCCGCCGCTCGCGAGCCCGTTCGACGATCCGCTTACCGTGCAGTTCATCCATCGCAGCTTCGCCTGGGTAGTCGCGGCGGCAGCGATCGCCGCGGTCTGGGCATCGCGCCGGTCAGGCCACCGGGCGGGTCTGGTCGTCGCCGCGCTGGCGCTCCAGATCGCGCTCGGCATCCTAACCATCGTCAACGGCGTGCCGATCCCGCTGGCAGCGCTGCATCAGGCCGGGGCCGCGATCCTGCTCGCCACGCTGCTGTGGCTCGCACATTGGCAGGCTTCTAGCGTGCGGTATTATAATACCGTCCCGTAA
- a CDS encoding DUF1345 domain-containing protein, protein MSWYRRYARFAMFFAIMIVATGALFAIGAKIVPAVLGGFDLGAIAFLGATLWALSDDEADEMRKRAAENEPDQYILQIVAAVIIVVIVTAVGFELTSGSGRSLALAGGTLLLAWLFGNVLYAIHYAHSYYLDDGKGGDCGGLEFPGEDEPVYWDFAYFSFVLGMTFQVSDVEIKRTGLRRTALIHSLIAFLFNLGVIALTVSLVGNLIK, encoded by the coding sequence ATGAGCTGGTATCGACGCTATGCCCGGTTCGCGATGTTCTTCGCGATCATGATCGTTGCCACAGGCGCCCTGTTTGCCATCGGCGCCAAGATCGTACCCGCGGTGCTCGGCGGCTTCGATCTCGGCGCGATCGCCTTCCTAGGGGCAACCCTGTGGGCGCTGAGCGACGACGAGGCGGATGAAATGCGCAAGCGGGCTGCCGAGAACGAGCCGGACCAATACATCCTGCAGATTGTCGCCGCGGTCATCATCGTCGTCATCGTGACCGCCGTAGGGTTCGAGCTGACCAGCGGCTCGGGCCGCAGCTTGGCGCTTGCCGGCGGCACGCTGCTGCTCGCGTGGTTGTTCGGCAATGTGCTGTATGCCATTCATTACGCGCACAGTTATTATCTCGACGACGGCAAGGGTGGCGATTGCGGCGGGCTCGAATTCCCCGGCGAGGACGAACCCGTCTATTGGGATTTTGCCTATTTCTCGTTCGTCCTCGGCATGACGTTCCAGGTCTCGGACGTCGAGATCAAGCGGACAGGGCTACGGCGCACCGCGCTGATCCACAGCCTGATCGCCTTTCTCTTCAACCTCGGTGTCATCGCCCTGACCGTCAGCCTGGTCGGCAATCTGATCAAATAG
- a CDS encoding MerC domain-containing protein: MSEPNRTWIDRSAMGLSGLCVVHCLAGSVLLAGLSVTGGLWNHEFHAIGLALALPLAAFALLRGVRIHQRYVVTVLGGVGLALMAASLMFAHGSVTEIAVSITGVLLLASAHLLNMRWSRH; this comes from the coding sequence GTGAGTGAGCCAAACCGCACCTGGATCGACCGCTCGGCAATGGGCCTGTCGGGCCTGTGCGTCGTGCATTGCCTCGCCGGCAGCGTGCTGCTTGCGGGCCTTTCGGTTACCGGCGGCCTCTGGAACCACGAATTTCACGCGATCGGCCTCGCGCTGGCGCTGCCCCTCGCGGCGTTTGCGCTGCTGCGCGGCGTCCGGATCCACCAGCGCTATGTGGTGACGGTCCTCGGCGGCGTCGGCCTCGCCCTGATGGCGGCGTCCCTGATGTTCGCGCACGGCAGCGTTACCGAGATCGCGGTGTCGATCACCGGGGTGCTGCTGCTGGCCAGCGCGCACCTGCTCAACATGCGGTGGTCGCGTCACTGA